CGTTGCCAAAGCCCTGGAGCGCGAAGCGCGTGCCCTTCACCGGCAGGCCCAGGTCGCGCAGGATTTCACGCGCGACGTAGAGCAGGCCGCGGCCGGTGGCGGCCTCGCGGCCCTTGGAGCCGTAGAGCTCCAGCGGCTTGCCCGTCACCACCGCCGGCGAGTGGCCGTGGTAGCGCGAGTACTGGTCCATGATCCACGCCATCACCTGGGGGTTGGTGTTGACGTCCGGCGCGGCGATGTCGCGGGTGGGCCCGATGACGTCCTGCACCTGGTCCACGAACTTCCGGGTGAGGCGCTCCAGCTCCTTGATGCTGAGCTGGGACGGGTCGCACGCGATGCCGCCCTTGGCGCCGCCGTAGGGGACATTCACGACGGCCGTCTTCCACGTCATCAGCGAGGCCAGCGACGCGCACTCGTCCTGGTCCAGCAGCGGGTGGTAGCGCAGGCCGCCCTTCATGGGGCCGCGGCTGTTGTCGTGCTGGATGCGGTAGCCGAGGAACGTGCGAATCTCGCCCGAGTCCATCTCGATGGAGACCTGCACCTTCACCTCGCGCAGCGGCGTGGCGAGCAGCGTCTCGATGGGGGTTCCCACGTCCATGATCCGCGCGGCTTTGCGGAAGTAGTAGTTGGTACCCTCGACGGCGCTCATGTGTCGGCAAACTCCTGGATGGCGGCGCGCGCGACCTTAACAGAAGGGGTGCGCTACCATAGTTAATGGCCATGCCTCCCGAACCGCAGGACGCTTTCACCTTGAGCGGACACCTCCAGGGCCTGGCCCGGCGCATCCGCGCGCTGAGGGAGCGGCGGGGCCTCACGCAGGAGGACTTCGCCGCCCGCTGCGGCATCTCCGTGTCCTTCGCGTCGCTCCTGGAGCGCGGCGAGCGCAGCCCCAGCTACGAGACGCTGCTCCAGGTGTCCGCCGCGCTCCAGCTCCCGCTGTACGAGCTGCTCCGGCTGGAGGACCCGCAGGACGCCGGCATCCACCGGCTGGAGACCTTCATCCGCGCGCAGGGCCTGTCGCGCGCGGACGTGGACCGGCTGCTGACGGTGGCGGAGGTGATGTTCAACGAGCCCTCCCCACGAGGAGGCGCGGACCCCGCGCCCGCCCCGCGGGTGGAGCCCGCCCGC
This genomic window from Myxococcus hansupus contains:
- a CDS encoding helix-turn-helix domain-containing protein, yielding MPPEPQDAFTLSGHLQGLARRIRALRERRGLTQEDFAARCGISVSFASLLERGERSPSYETLLQVSAALQLPLYELLRLEDPQDAGIHRLETFIRAQGLSRADVDRLLTVAEVMFNEPSPRGGADPAPAPRVEPARCGEPGCEKPLLARGLCAAHYHRERRRKAAGSETGGA
- a CDS encoding Glu/Leu/Phe/Val family dehydrogenase translates to MSAVEGTNYYFRKAARIMDVGTPIETLLATPLREVKVQVSIEMDSGEIRTFLGYRIQHDNSRGPMKGGLRYHPLLDQDECASLASLMTWKTAVVNVPYGGAKGGIACDPSQLSIKELERLTRKFVDQVQDVIGPTRDIAAPDVNTNPQVMAWIMDQYSRYHGHSPAVVTGKPLELYGSKGREAATGRGLLYVAREILRDLGLPVKGTRFALQGFGNVGSHTAQLIWEDGGVVVAVADALGGVRNPQGLDIPSLFEHVKRTGTVTGFSGGASCSNEDVLGADCEVLIPAALGHVLTRENAHAVRAKLIIEGANGPTQPEADEVFEKRGIFVVPDVLASAGGVTVSYFEWVQNLQHLSWEEDRVNAELEKSMKEAYERVAQVARSRKVSMRTAAYILAIGRVGKATVLRGI